One stretch of Equus przewalskii isolate Varuska chromosome 9, EquPr2, whole genome shotgun sequence DNA includes these proteins:
- the LOC103557089 gene encoding trace amine-associated receptor 5 — protein MSTVLDRGAEGHPAAFCYQGNGSCPRRVHPLGIQLVIYLACAAGMLITVLGNLFVVLAVAYFKALHTPTNLLLLSLALADLLLGLLVLPFSIIRSVESCWFFGDFLCRLHTYLDTLFCLTSIFHLCFISIDRHCAICEPLLYPSKFTVRVALRYILAGWGVPAAYTALFLYTDVVERGLSQWLEEMPCVGSCQLLFNKFWGWLNFPMFFFPCLIMISLYVKIFMVATRQVQQINILSRSLAGALKRERKAAKTLGITVGIYLLCWLPFTIDTMVDSLLNFITPPLVFDVFIWFAYFNSACNPIIYVFSYRWFRKALKLFLSREIFTPRTPTTDLYQE, from the coding sequence ATGAGCACTGTCCTTGACCGAGGTGCTGAAGGACACCCCGCGGCGTTCTGCTACCAGGGGAATGGGTCTTGCCCCAGGAGGGTCCATCCACTGGGCATCCAGTTGGTGATCTACCTGGCTTGTGCAGCAGGCATGCTGATTACAGTCCTAGGAAATTTGTTTGTGGTGCTTGCTGTGGCCTACTTCAAGGCACTTCACACTCCCACCAACCTCTTATTGCTTTCTCTGGCCCTGGCTGACCTGTTGCTGGGTCTGCTGGTGCTGCCCTTCAGCATCATTCGCTCCGTGGAGAGCTGCTGGTTCTTCGGAGACTTCCTCTGCCGCCTGCATACCTATCTGGACACCCTTTTCTGCCTCACCTCCATCTTCCATCTCTGTTTCATTTCCATTGACCGCCACTGTGCCATCTGTGAGCCTCTGCTCTACCCCTCCAAGTTCACAGTCAGAGTGGCCCTCAGGTACATCCTGGCAGGGTGGGGGGTGCCAGCAGCTTACACTGCCTTATTCCTCTACACAGATGTGGTCGAGAGAGGGCTCAGCCAGTGGCTGGAAGAGATGCCTTGTGTGGGCAGTTGCCAGCTGCTGTTCAACAAGTTTTGGGGCTGGTTAAACTTCCCTATGTTCTTTTTCCCCTGCCTCATCATGATCAGCTTGTATGTGAAGATCTTCATGGTTGCTACCAGGCAAGTTCAGCAGATCAACATCTTGAGCAGAAGCCTGGCTGGGGCTCTTAAACGTGAAAGAAAAGCTGCCAAGACCCTGGGCATCACCGTGGGCATATACCTCTTGTGCTGGCTTCCCTTCACCATTGACACGATGGTTGACAGCCTCCTTAACTTTATCACACCACCACTGGTCTTcgatgtctttatctggtttgcTTACTTCAACTCAGCCTGCAACCCCATCATCTATGTCTTTTCCTACCGGTGGTTCAGGAAGGCACTCAAACTCTTCCTGAGTCGGGAGATCTTCACACCGCGGACACCCACTACTGATTTGTACCAAGAATGA
- the LOC103557088 gene encoding trace amine-associated receptor 4: MNSPDIGNTQEVQFCFALVNNSCPRNVRSVLSVCAMYVVMIGAIVMTMLGNLVVIISIAHFKQLHSPTNFLILSMATTDFLLSCVVMPFSMIRSIESCWYFGDLFCKVHSCCDIMLCTTSIFHLCFISVDRYYAVCDPLHYVTKITIPVIEVFLFISWSIPIFFALGLVFSELNIIGAEDFVAAIDCTGLCVLIFNKLWGVLASFIAFFLPGTVMMGIYIYIFTVAQKHAKQIGTGPLMKQVRSESKMKAASKKESKATKTLGIVVGVFVLCWLPFFVLTITDPFINFTTPEDLYNVFLWLGYFNSTFNPIIYGMFYPWFRRALRVIVSGRVFCPDSSTLSLFPAHA; this comes from the coding sequence ATGAATTCACCTGACATTGGGAATACCCAAGAAGTacagttttgctttgctttggttAACAATTCTTGCCCTAGAAATGTGAGGTCTGTGCTGAGTGTCTGTGCCATGTACGTTGTCATGATTGGTGCTATAGTAATGACCATGCTGGGCAACCTGGTTGTGATCATTTCCATTGCCCACTTCAAGCAGCTCCACTCCCCGACCAACTTCCTGATCCTCTCCATGGCCACCACTGACTTTCTGCTGAGCTGCGTGGTCATGCCCTTCAGCATGATCAGGTCCATCGAATCCTGCTGGTACTTTGGGGATCTCTTCTGCAAAGTCCACAGCTGCTGCGACATCATGCTCTGTACCACCTCTATTTTTCACCTCTGCTTCATCTCCGTGGACCGCTACTATGCTGTCTGTGACCCTTTGCATTATGTCACCAAAATCACCATCCCTGTCATAGAGGTCTTTCTATTCATCAGTTGGTCTATTCCAATCTTTTTTGCCCTTGGCCTGGTTTTCTCAGAATTAAACATAATTGGTGCAGAAGATTTTGTTGCAGCCATTGACTGCACAGGTTTGTGTGTGTTGATATTTAACAAACTCTGGGGAGTGCTGGCCTCCTTTATAGCCTTCTTTCTCCCTGGAACTGTAATGATGGGgatttacatatacattttcaCGGTAGCCCAGAAGCATGCTAAGCAAATTGGCACAGGTCCCCTGATGAAACAGGTTAGGtcagaaagcaaaatgaaagcagCATCCAAAAAGGAAAGCAAGGCCACCAAGACTTTAGGCATAGTCGTGGGAGTGTTTGTGTTATGCTGGCTGCCCTTTTTTGTCTTGACAATCACAGACCCTTTCATCAATTTTACAACTCCTGAAGATTTGTACAATGTCTTCCTCTGGCTGGGTTATTTCAATTCTACTTTCAATCCCATTATATATGGCATGTTTTATCCTTGGTTTCGCAGGGCATTAAGAGTGATTGTCTCAGGAAGGGTCTTCTGCCCTGACTCTTCCACGCTGAGCCTGTTTCCTGCACATGCTTAG
- the LOC103557087 gene encoding trace amine-associated receptor 3 yields MDLTYIPEDLSSCPKFGNKSCPPTNRTFHVRVIMYSVMTGAMVITIFGNLVLMISISYFKQLHSPTNFLILSMATSDFLLGFVIMPYSMVRSVESCWYFGDGFCKFHASFDMMLSLTSIFHLCSIAIDRFHAVCYPLHYTTTMTSSTIKRLLAFCWSAPALFSFGLVLSEANVSGMQSYEILVACFNFCALTFNKFWGTILFTTCFFTPGSVMVGIYGKIFIVSKRHARLMSNMSENTKWEVKKNLSKRKDRKAAKTLGIVMGVFLACWLPCFLAVLIDPYLDYSTPMIVLDILVWLGYFNSTCNPLIHGFFYPWFRKALKYIVSGKIFSSHSETANLFPEAH; encoded by the coding sequence ATGGATCTAACTTATATTCCTGAAGATCTATCCAGTTgtccaaaatttggaaataaatccTGTCCTCCCACCAACCGCACTTTTCACGTCCGAGTGATAATGTATTCGGTTATGACTGGAGCCATGGTTATCACTATCTTTGGAAACTTGGTTCTAATGATTTCCATATCATATTTCAAACAGCTCCATTCTCCCACAAATTTTCTGATCCTCTCCATGGCAACCAGTGACTTTCTGCTGGGTTTTGTCATTATGCCTTACAGCATGGTGCGATCGGTGGAGAGCTGCTGGTACTTTGGGGACGGCTTTTGTAAATTCCACGCAAGCTTTGACATGATGCTAAGCCTGACCTCCATCTTCCACCTTTGTTCCATTGCTATCGACAGATTTCATGCTGTATGCTACCCTTTACACTACACGACCACAATGACGTCCTCCACGATAAAGCGACTGCTGGCATTTTGCTGGTCAGctcctgctcttttttcttttggtttagttCTGTCCGAGGCCAACGTTTCTGGTATGCAGAGCTATGAGATTCTTGTTGCTTGCTTCAATTTCTGTGCACTTACTTTCAACAAATTTTGGGGGACAATATTGTTTACTACGTGTTTCTTTACTCCTGGTTCTGTCATGGTTGGTATTTATGGcaaaatctttattgtttccaAACGGCATGCTCGACTCATGAGCAATATGTCTGAAAACACAAAATGGGAAGTGAAAAAGAACTTATCAAAGAGAAAGGACAGGAAAGCAGCTAAGACTCTGGGTATAGTAATGGGGGTGTTTCTAGCTTGCTGGTTGCcatgttttcttgctgttttgaTCGACCCATATTTAGACTACTCCACTCCCATGATAGTACTCGATATTTTAGTGTGGCTTGGGTACTTCAATTCCACTTGCAACCCCCTCATTCATGGCTTTTTTTACCCATGGTTTCGGAAAGCACTTAAGTACATAGTGTCAGGAAAAATATTCAGCTCCCATTCAGAAACTGCAAATCTGTTTCCTGAAGCCCATTAA